One window from the genome of Salvia miltiorrhiza cultivar Shanhuang (shh) chromosome 7, IMPLAD_Smil_shh, whole genome shotgun sequence encodes:
- the LOC130994630 gene encoding PGR5-like protein 1A, chloroplastic, translated as MATGLGFPAAKSLFLTAHFAKPSFIPTSSSASTRKLSIRRNLVLKATTDPPGEVEKDEVVDSNVLQYCSLDKKQKKTVGEMEQEFLQALQAFYYEGKSIMSNEEFDNLKEELMWEGSSVVMLSADEQRFLEASMAYVSGKPLLSDKEFDELKQKLKEDGSEIVVEGPRCSLRTRKVYSDLSVDYLKMFLLNVPAAVVALGLFFFLDDITGFEITYLLELPEPLSFLFTWFAALPLIVWLSFTLTNAIVKDVLILVGVCPNCGTENNSFFGSILSISSGGSTNNVKCSNCETVLVFDSKTRLITLPE; from the exons ATGGCCACCGGACTTGGTTTCCCCGCAGCCAAATCCCTATTTCTAACTGCTCACTTCGCAAAGCCCTCTTTTATTCCTACTTCTTCCTCGGCATCCACTAGAAAGTTGTCGATTAGACGCAATTTGGTGCTCAAAGCCACCACTGATCCACCAG GTGAGGTCGAAAAGGATGAAGTTGTTGATAGCAACGTCTTACAGTATTGCAGCCTGGATAAGAAACAGAAGAAGACTGTAGGGGAGATGGAACAGGAATTTCTTCAAGCACTTCAG GCGTTCTATTATGAGGGGAAGTCTATAATGTCGAATGAAGAATTTGATAATCTGAAGGAAGAACTTATGTGGGAAGGAAGCAGCGTTGTAATGCTAA GTGCTGACGAGCAGAGGTTTTTGGAAGCTTCAATGGCTTATGTATCTGGGAAGCCACTTTTGTCCGACAAGGAGTTTGATGAACTGAAACAGAAACTTAAG GAGGATGGGAGTGAAATTGTGGTTGAAGGTCCTCGATGCAGCCTCCGTACTAGGAAG GTCTATAGCGATCTTTCTGTCGACTACCTAAAGATGTTCCTTCTGAATGTTCCGGCCGCTGTTGTTGCCCTAGGACT GTTCTTCTTTCTCGATGATATAACCGGGTTTGAGATCACCTATCTCTTAGAG CTTCCGGAGCCTTTGAGTTTTCTCTTCACATGGTTTGCAGCTCTGCCCCTCATAGTATGGCTATCGTTCACGCTCACAAATGCCATTGTAAAAGATGTTTTGATCTTAGTT GGGGTCTGTCCGAACTGTGGCACCGAGAACAATTCATTTTTCGGTTCCATACTGTCGATTTCTAGTGGGGGTTCCACCAACAACGTCAAATGCTCCAA TTGCGAGACTGTATTGGTGTTCGACTCCAAGACACGTTTGATTACGTTGCCTGAATGA
- the LOC130994629 gene encoding expansin-A18-like, whose translation MASNLLYSWCLGIFMVLTAVVGGAAAAGYSAAGFQPSPWKQAYATFYGDETASATMGGACGYGNLFSTGYGTDTAALSTVLFSNGYGCGQCFQLRCINSKWCNKGSAITTVTATNLCPPNWSEDSNNGGWCNPPRTHFDMAKPAFMKIAQWNGGIVPVSFRRVACVRKGGIKFRFEGNGYWLLVYVMNVGGGGDVANMWVKGGKTNWISMSHNWGASYQAFATLGGQPLSFKITSYTTHQVLVVNNVAPANWQVGITYTANVNFQ comes from the exons ATGGCTTCAAATTTGCTTTATTCATGGTGCCTTGGCATATTCATGGTGTTAACGGCGGTGGTTGGCGGAGCAGCGGCGGCGGGATATTCCGCCGCAGGATTTCAGCCTAGTCCATGGAAACAAGCCTATGCCACATTTTATGGCGATGAAACGGCTTCCGCCACCATGG GCGGAGCATGCGGGTACGGAAACTTGTTCAGCACCGGTTACGGCACCGACACGGCGGCGTTGAGCACGGTGCTGTTCAGCAATGGGTATGGGTGCGGTCAGTGCTTCCAGCTACGTTGTATAAATTCCAAGTGGTGCAACAAGGGATCGGCCATCACCACCGTCACTGCCACCAATCTCTGCCCGCCCAACTGGTCGGAGGACTCCAACAACGGCGGATGGTGCAACCCGCCCCGCACCCATTTCGACATGGCCAAGCCAGCTTTCATGAAGATCGCCCAGTGGAACGGCGGCATCGTGCCAGTCAGCTTCCGCAG AGTAGCATGCGTCAGAAAAGGCGGGATAAAATTCCGATTCGAGGGGAACGGGTACTGGCTGCTGGTGTACGTGATGAACGTGGGAGGTGGAGGCGACGTCGCGAACATGTGGGTGAAGGGCGGGAAGACGAACTGGATCAGCATGAGCCACAACTGGGGTGCCTCTTACCAGGCATTTGCAACCCTTGGTGGCCAGCCTCTCTCCTTCAAGATAACTTCATACACTACTCATCAAGTTCTAGTTGTCAATAATGTTGCTCCTGCAAATTGGCAAGTGGGAATCACTTACACTGCCAACGTCAATTTTCAGTGA
- the LOC130994631 gene encoding leucoanthocyanidin dioxygenase, whose protein sequence is MVATPAPTPSPRVEELARSGLDTIPKDYVRPEEELKSIRDIFAEEKSILDGPQLPTIDLDEIDSSDEETRRRCYDEVKKAAMDWGVMHLINHGIPEELTSRVKAAGKEFFELPVEEKEKYANEQAAGNVQGYGSKLANNASGQLEWEDYFFHCVLPEEKRDLSIWPKHPADYIPTTCEYAKQLRGLATKILSVLSIGLGLEQGRLEKEVGGLEDLILQMKINFYPKCPQPELALGVEAHTDVSALTFILHNMVPGLQLFYEGKWVTAKCVPNSIIMHIGDTIEILSNGKYKSILHRGLVNKEKVRISWAVFCEPHKDKIVLKPLPEILSEAEPPRFEPRTFAQHLEGKLFRKAAGGGVEDKKPDYDKSS, encoded by the exons atggTTGCTACACCGGCTCCAACTCCAAGCCCGCGGGTTGAGGAACTGGCCCGAAGCGGGCTCGACACCATCCCCAAAGACTACGTACGGCCCGAAGAAGAGCTCAAAAGCATCCGCGACATTTTCGCGGAAGAGAAAAGCATCCTCGACGGGCCGCAGCTGCCGACGATCGATCTGGACGAGATCGACTCCAGTGACGAGGAGACGCGGCGGAGGTGCTACGACGAGGTGAAGAAGGCGGCGATGGATTGGGGGGTGATGCATCTGATCAACCACGGGATACCTGAGGAGCTCACGAGCCGTGTGAAGGCGGCCGGGAAGGAGTTCTTCGAGCTGCCGGTGGAGGAGAAGGAGAAGTACGCCAACGAGCAGGCGGCCGGCAACGTGCAGGGCTATGGAAGCAAGCTCGCTAACAACGCCAGTGGGCAGCTCGAGTGGGAGGACTATTTTTTCCATTGTGTGCTGCCGGAGGAGAAGAGGGACTTGTCTATTTGGCCCAAGCACCCAGCTGATTATAT ACCGACTACATGCGAATATGCAAAGCAGCTACGTGGGCTAGCAACGAAGATACTATCAGTCTTATCGATCGGGCTAGGATTGGAACAAGGTAGGCTAGAGAAAGAAGTCGGCGGATTGGAGGATCTAATCCTCCAAATGAAGATAAACTTCTACCCGAAATGCCCTCAGCCGGAGCTCGCCCTCGGCGTCGAGGCGCACACGGATGTTAGCGCGCTCACCTTCATCCTCCACAACATGGTCCCGGGGCTCCAGCTCTTCTACGAGGGCAAATGGGTCACCGCAAAATGCGTGCCGAACTCGATCATCATGCACATCGGCGACACGATCGAGATCTTGAGCAACGGTAAGTACAAGAGCATCCTGCACCGTGGGCTGGTCAACAAGGAGAAGGTGAGGATCTCTTGGGCAGTTTTCTGCGAGCCGCACAAGGACAAGATCGTCCTCAAGCCGTTGCCGGAGATCTTATCCGAGGCTGAACCACCGCGGTTCGAGCCTCGTACATTTGCGCAGCATCTCGAGGGCAAGTTGTTTAGGAAGGCCGCTGGCGGTGGCGTTGAGGATAAGAAGCCTGATTATGATAAATCGAGTTGA